One part of the Tenacibaculum sp. 190130A14a genome encodes these proteins:
- a CDS encoding ABC transporter permease has translation MNKNATSLWQIAIQKFKQSKTGLASFWFIIFCGFIAVFCYVLAPDNSNSANQMHLEIHSKAPGFSVQMLSIPNENPIQQSWFSIFINGKQNTTTEIPIKSFNTKNNTLEIIKYSDGLPKEFPIAYAEHIELKTFWFGTDKYGRDLLSRLLIGARISFFIGFIAVFISLIIGIPIGAIAGYFEGKIDNVIMWFINITWSIPTLLLVIAITLALGKGFWQVFIAVGLTMWVEVARVVRGQVITTKQQQYVEAAKALGFSDFRIIFKHILPNIWAPIIVISAANFAAAILIESGLSFLGIGAQPPTPSWGAMIKNHYNYIILGKPFLALIPGLAIMSLVMAFMLLGNTLRDTLDVKA, from the coding sequence TTGAATAAAAATGCGACATCATTATGGCAAATTGCCATTCAGAAATTTAAACAAAGTAAAACTGGTTTAGCTAGTTTTTGGTTCATAATTTTCTGTGGATTCATTGCTGTTTTTTGTTATGTATTAGCTCCAGACAATAGTAATTCTGCCAATCAAATGCATTTAGAAATTCATTCTAAAGCACCCGGTTTTTCTGTTCAAATGTTATCTATTCCCAATGAAAATCCTATTCAACAATCTTGGTTTTCAATTTTTATAAACGGTAAACAAAATACAACTACCGAAATACCTATCAAGTCGTTCAATACTAAAAATAACACCTTAGAAATCATAAAATATTCAGATGGCTTACCTAAAGAGTTTCCAATTGCTTATGCTGAACATATTGAATTAAAAACTTTTTGGTTTGGAACCGATAAATACGGACGGGATTTACTCAGTCGTTTATTAATAGGTGCCAGAATTTCATTTTTCATAGGCTTTATTGCCGTTTTTATTTCACTAATCATTGGAATTCCTATCGGAGCTATTGCAGGTTATTTTGAAGGTAAAATTGACAATGTAATCATGTGGTTCATAAACATTACTTGGTCAATACCAACTTTGTTACTTGTTATTGCTATTACCTTAGCCTTAGGCAAAGGATTTTGGCAAGTTTTTATCGCTGTAGGACTTACTATGTGGGTTGAAGTAGCTCGTGTTGTTCGTGGGCAAGTAATTACCACCAAACAACAACAATATGTTGAGGCAGCCAAAGCTTTAGGGTTTTCCGATTTTAGAATTATTTTCAAACATATACTCCCAAATATTTGGGCTCCTATCATTGTAATTTCAGCCGCTAATTTTGCTGCGGCAATTTTAATTGAAAGTGGTCTAAGCTTTCTAGGTATCGGAGCACAACCACCAACACCCTCTTGGGGAGCTATGATTAAAAACCACTATAACTATATCATTTTAGGCAAACCCTTTTTAGCACTAATCCCTGGATTGGCCATTATGAGTTTGGTTATGGCTTTTATGCTATTAGGTAATACTCTAAGAGATACTTTAGATGTTAAGGCCTAA
- a CDS encoding acyl-CoA thioesterase, whose translation MSFTVKFTTRWADFDANIHMRHTAYNDYAAEVRLRFFKEHNITIQDFTKEKTGPILFEENTKFLREIHMGTDISVNLKVIGLSSKGERWKIQHEVFNEEGKLSAIITVYGAWLDLVKRKLTVPPTKFQTIFDKVEKTEDFKEIILKS comes from the coding sequence ATGAGTTTTACTGTTAAATTTACTACAAGATGGGCAGATTTCGATGCCAATATACATATGCGTCACACTGCTTATAACGATTATGCTGCTGAAGTTCGTTTACGTTTCTTTAAAGAGCACAACATTACAATTCAAGATTTCACAAAAGAAAAAACAGGACCTATTTTATTTGAAGAAAACACAAAGTTTTTACGTGAAATACATATGGGAACAGATATCTCTGTAAATTTAAAAGTTATTGGATTATCTAGTAAAGGTGAACGTTGGAAAATACAACATGAAGTTTTTAATGAAGAAGGAAAATTATCTGCTATCATCACAGTTTATGGAGCTTGGTTAGACTTAGTAAAACGTAAACTAACGGTTCCTCCAACAAAATTCCAAACGATTTTTGACAAGGTTGAAAAAACCGAAGATTTTAAAGAAATTATTCTCAAAAGCTAA
- a CDS encoding DNA/RNA non-specific endonuclease: MSNSRKIKAIVTLLVLIIGYWLQQREERTNHVQSTEESSTNSTPKVFNYLPTSTTGAIIKHKGYQLSYNEQYEQAEWVAYSLHKNDIVYINHKRPFFVVDPKVKTKSADWRNFKNSGYDKGHLCPAGDKRYSKKAHDETFYTSNVSPQNHQFNAGIWNKLEQKTRYWAKKYNHLYVVTGGILEKNLRTIGKDRVAVPKYFYKVLLDYTEPEIKAIAFLMPHRESNKPLYEFVVSIDELEQKTGIDFFPSLPDNIENQLEANTSYKNWSFR, from the coding sequence ATGAGTAACTCAAGGAAAATAAAAGCTATTGTAACACTACTTGTATTGATTATTGGTTATTGGCTTCAACAAAGAGAAGAAAGGACTAATCATGTACAATCGACTGAAGAGAGTTCCACAAATAGTACTCCAAAAGTGTTTAACTATTTGCCTACCTCAACCACTGGAGCAATAATTAAACATAAAGGATATCAGTTATCCTATAATGAACAATACGAACAAGCGGAGTGGGTTGCTTATTCCTTACACAAAAACGATATTGTATATATCAATCATAAACGTCCATTTTTTGTAGTAGATCCAAAAGTGAAAACAAAATCTGCAGATTGGAGAAATTTTAAAAACTCTGGTTATGATAAAGGTCACTTGTGTCCTGCTGGTGACAAAAGGTATTCTAAAAAGGCTCACGACGAAACATTCTACACCTCTAATGTTTCTCCTCAAAATCACCAATTTAACGCAGGAATTTGGAACAAACTAGAGCAAAAGACTCGATACTGGGCTAAGAAATACAATCATTTGTATGTAGTTACTGGTGGTATTCTCGAAAAGAATTTAAGAACCATTGGTAAAGATCGTGTTGCTGTTCCTAAGTATTTTTATAAGGTTTTATTGGATTATACAGAACCCGAAATAAAAGCAATTGCCTTTTTAATGCCTCACAGAGAAAGTAATAAACCGTTATATGAGTTCGTTGTTTCTATTGATGAACTAGAACAAAAAACAGGAATTGATTTTTTCCCTAGTTTACCAGACAATATTGAAAACCAATTGGAGGCTAATACAAGTTATAAAAATTGGAGCTTTAGATAG
- the folE gene encoding GTP cyclohydrolase I FolE — MSKEYIENIGDNHIPTSVDTPLRADAFDKTDEEKIKNIQHYFGKIMEELGLDLSDDSLSGTPYRFAKMYVKELFYGLDPKNKPKLSTFDNKYGYKKMLVEQNITIDSACEHHFLPITGHAHIAYLPKDKVVGLSKINRLVDYYSHRPQVQERLSLQILKDLQETLGTEDVIVMICAKHLCVSSRGIKDKSSFTTTIEYGGCFVEEAKRNEFIDIVNSQVL, encoded by the coding sequence ATGAGTAAAGAATATATAGAGAATATAGGAGATAATCATATCCCTACAAGTGTTGATACTCCATTACGTGCAGATGCGTTTGACAAAACTGATGAGGAAAAAATAAAAAACATCCAACATTATTTTGGAAAGATAATGGAAGAATTAGGCCTAGATTTATCAGATGATAGTTTGTCTGGGACACCTTATCGCTTTGCAAAAATGTACGTAAAAGAGCTTTTTTATGGTTTAGACCCTAAGAATAAACCGAAACTATCAACTTTTGATAATAAGTATGGTTACAAGAAAATGTTAGTAGAACAAAATATAACTATAGATTCTGCTTGTGAACATCACTTTTTGCCGATAACTGGTCATGCACATATTGCTTATTTACCAAAAGATAAAGTGGTAGGGCTTTCAAAAATCAATAGATTGGTAGACTATTATTCTCATAGACCTCAAGTACAAGAGAGGCTATCTTTACAAATTCTTAAAGATTTACAAGAAACGCTAGGAACAGAGGATGTTATCGTAATGATATGTGCAAAGCATCTATGTGTTTCTTCTAGAGGTATTAAAGATAAAAGTAGTTTTACTACCACCATTGAATATGGAGGTTGTTTTGTGGAGGAAGCAAAAAGGAATGAATTTATAGATATAGTTAACAGTCAAGTACTTTAA
- a CDS encoding MerC domain-containing protein: MNLSLRKPDVFGAFASTLCMLHCIATPILFIVHSCSLGGCKSTPLWWKSIDYVFLVISFFAIYRSTQTTTSSIIKPMFWVCWMLLSMVVFNERFHWISLPEYAIYIPTMLLVVLHIYNLNYCQCKTDKCCIKHE, translated from the coding sequence ATGAACCTATCTTTAAGAAAACCTGATGTTTTTGGAGCATTTGCTAGTACACTATGTATGTTACATTGTATTGCTACTCCAATACTTTTTATTGTTCATAGTTGTTCTTTGGGAGGCTGTAAATCTACACCATTATGGTGGAAAAGTATTGATTATGTGTTCTTAGTAATTTCATTTTTTGCAATTTATCGTTCAACACAAACAACCACAAGCTCAATTATTAAACCTATGTTTTGGGTGTGTTGGATGCTACTTAGTATGGTTGTTTTTAATGAAAGATTCCATTGGATTTCATTACCAGAATATGCAATATATATACCAACAATGTTATTAGTAGTGTTGCATATATATAATTTGAATTATTGTCAATGTAAAACAGATAAATGCTGTATTAAACATGAGTAA
- a CDS encoding Fur family transcriptional regulator, which yields MGIIRKTQSVETLLNEFQKTSDAISAVELIDRLTSKMNKTTIYRALERLEDDGILHSFLGTNGIKWYAKCKSCSKKEHTDKHPHFQCISCGKVDCLPFHVNIPEIPNREVYFSQILIQGKCETCSS from the coding sequence ATGGGAATTATTAGAAAAACACAGTCTGTTGAAACATTACTCAATGAATTTCAAAAAACTTCTGACGCAATTTCAGCTGTTGAACTTATAGATCGACTTACCTCAAAAATGAACAAAACCACTATCTATCGAGCTTTAGAAAGACTCGAAGACGATGGTATATTACATTCTTTTTTAGGAACAAATGGTATAAAATGGTACGCAAAATGTAAGAGTTGCTCTAAAAAAGAACACACCGATAAACATCCACACTTTCAATGTATAAGTTGTGGAAAGGTAGATTGCCTACCTTTCCATGTAAATATTCCTGAGATTCCAAATAGAGAGGTTTATTTTTCTCAAATATTAATTCAGGGTAAATGTGAGACTTGTTCCTCTTAA
- a CDS encoding DUF3526 domain-containing protein: MFTNNLKYEIKLLTRSHWLTILFISVLLLFSFATFNGAKNVEKRLDDITKMQNELQEKDSTMIATLEKLEKGEKVDGPHWRLPSEPMTIGYRHPRLAVMTPENFAFLATGQSDMYTHFKSPTVYGNNFALDYAEMVNPVQLLFGNFDLAFVIIYILPLLIIAFTFNVLSKEKELGTLRLLSAQPVSTMHWVLQKMLIRYVIFTIIILAIFLVVLTIFSVNAFNDIGTLLGLCLVVSGYILFWFVLSCIVNIKLNDSSKNALALIGFWLLIVLILPATINQIGSTLYPTPSRLKMINEIRLIKKENEEKQNKIMSEYLRNHPELANGSDKEKFGFWHNYFASEKVMEEKTKPLIEAYESQLKKQQELISAFEFLSPAILMQQSLNKMAGTSEKHYNDYKKQVFEFSNKWRDYLVPMLFKQQKFGIKNYNELPEFSYKNRIENQVWLSIWVLVLISGVLFFIGIGKSLKDRSANKLLG, encoded by the coding sequence ATGTTTACCAATAATTTAAAATACGAAATAAAACTACTTACGAGGAGTCATTGGCTAACAATACTATTTATAAGTGTACTACTTTTATTTTCATTTGCAACCTTTAATGGAGCAAAGAATGTTGAGAAAAGATTAGATGATATTACCAAAATGCAAAACGAATTGCAAGAAAAAGATAGTACAATGATTGCTACTTTAGAAAAACTTGAAAAAGGAGAAAAAGTAGATGGGCCTCATTGGCGATTGCCTTCTGAACCAATGACCATTGGGTATCGACATCCTCGCTTAGCTGTTATGACTCCAGAAAACTTTGCTTTTTTAGCTACTGGTCAAAGTGACATGTATACACATTTTAAAAGTCCAACAGTTTATGGAAATAATTTTGCATTGGATTATGCTGAAATGGTAAATCCAGTTCAATTATTGTTTGGGAATTTTGACTTAGCCTTTGTAATCATTTATATATTACCTTTATTGATTATTGCCTTTACATTTAATGTTTTATCAAAAGAAAAGGAACTAGGAACATTACGATTATTATCTGCCCAGCCGGTTTCTACCATGCATTGGGTACTACAGAAGATGCTTATTCGATATGTAATTTTCACAATAATCATATTAGCTATATTTTTAGTAGTACTAACGATATTTTCAGTAAACGCATTTAATGATATAGGAACCTTACTTGGCTTATGTTTAGTTGTTTCTGGTTATATACTATTCTGGTTTGTACTTTCCTGTATTGTAAACATTAAATTGAATGATTCTTCCAAGAATGCCTTGGCATTAATAGGGTTTTGGTTGCTTATAGTCCTGATATTACCAGCAACAATTAATCAAATTGGAAGTACACTATATCCTACGCCTTCGAGATTAAAAATGATCAATGAAATTCGATTAATTAAAAAGGAAAATGAGGAAAAACAGAATAAAATAATGAGTGAATATTTAAGAAACCATCCAGAGTTAGCAAATGGAAGTGATAAAGAGAAGTTTGGTTTCTGGCATAATTATTTTGCTTCTGAAAAAGTTATGGAGGAAAAAACTAAACCTCTAATTGAAGCGTATGAAAGTCAACTTAAAAAGCAACAAGAATTAATTAGTGCATTTGAATTTTTATCACCAGCTATATTAATGCAACAATCATTAAATAAAATGGCGGGTACTTCAGAAAAGCATTACAACGATTATAAAAAACAAGTATTTGAGTTTTCAAATAAATGGAGAGATTATTTAGTGCCAATGTTATTTAAACAACAAAAGTTTGGTATTAAAAACTATAATGAACTACCTGAGTTTAGTTACAAAAATAGAATAGAGAATCAAGTTTGGCTTAGTATCTGGGTACTTGTTTTAATAAGTGGAGTCTTATTCTTTATTGGTATTGGTAAAAGTCTAAAGGATCGGTCTGCCAATAAATTATTGGGGTAA
- a CDS encoding ABC transporter permease, with product MRHIFYKELKELIRDGRFKIVIGISLILLLVATITGVNQYEKNSEQYISSVAKERSIWESQGAKNPHSAAHYGTYAFKPQFALSLFDYGVTKYTGNSIFLEAHSRNEASFSEASDQTSLARFGTLSINFVLIYLFPLIIILIGYNSYTKEFEHQTFRLLKSQGVHPIKLVLGKWMATFAPIFILTLIIFLAIGTILSSIENLAFFSWSSLFTLFIVYTLYYLIITTLTILISMWSKSSGMSLVSSLVIWIVFSFISPKVATNLANGNHPYPSKSEFDARIAKDKKNGLDGHNPWNKAAKKLEEETLKEYGVDSISQLPFNYAGYRMQKGEEHEAKIYEKHYAVLNEIANQQNETYKSVAFLSPFITVRFLSMDIANTSDNLHWKFTRAAEEYRIKKQAFLNNDIKDNSKLGDWGYKMDGKRFKELPKFSFTPPTLTKILGHSKGSLAFLGLWLVLPFIVLIASSKKI from the coding sequence ATGAGGCATATATTTTATAAAGAATTAAAAGAATTAATAAGAGATGGACGTTTTAAAATAGTCATTGGGATATCTTTAATACTATTACTTGTAGCTACGATTACAGGAGTTAATCAGTACGAAAAGAATAGTGAACAATATATAAGTTCGGTAGCCAAAGAACGTTCTATTTGGGAATCACAAGGAGCCAAAAACCCACATTCAGCAGCACATTATGGAACCTATGCTTTTAAACCTCAATTTGCATTGTCTTTGTTTGATTATGGAGTAACAAAATATACCGGAAACTCTATTTTTTTAGAAGCGCATAGTCGAAATGAAGCTTCATTTAGTGAAGCAAGTGACCAAACTAGTTTAGCACGTTTCGGAACATTATCTATCAACTTTGTATTGATTTATCTGTTTCCACTAATTATCATTTTAATTGGTTATAATTCTTATACCAAAGAATTTGAACATCAAACATTTCGATTGTTAAAAAGCCAAGGTGTACACCCTATAAAGTTGGTGCTAGGTAAGTGGATGGCAACGTTTGCCCCAATTTTTATTTTAACACTAATCATATTTTTAGCTATTGGAACAATCTTATCAAGCATAGAGAATTTAGCATTTTTTAGTTGGAGTAGTTTGTTTACGCTTTTTATAGTGTATACCTTATACTATTTGATTATAACCACACTCACAATATTAATTTCTATGTGGAGTAAATCATCTGGAATGTCATTGGTGAGTAGTTTAGTTATTTGGATTGTTTTTAGTTTTATTTCACCTAAAGTAGCAACCAATTTAGCAAATGGAAATCACCCATACCCTTCTAAGTCAGAATTTGATGCGCGTATAGCAAAAGATAAAAAAAATGGACTTGATGGTCATAACCCTTGGAATAAAGCGGCTAAAAAATTAGAAGAAGAAACTTTAAAAGAATATGGGGTAGATAGCATTAGTCAATTACCATTTAACTACGCTGGATATCGAATGCAAAAGGGAGAAGAACATGAGGCTAAAATTTATGAAAAACATTATGCAGTTTTAAATGAGATTGCGAATCAACAAAATGAAACTTACAAAAGTGTGGCTTTTTTATCACCTTTTATTACAGTGAGATTTTTATCAATGGATATAGCAAATACTAGCGATAACTTGCACTGGAAATTCACTAGAGCAGCAGAAGAATATCGAATTAAAAAGCAGGCGTTTTTAAATAACGATATAAAAGACAATTCTAAACTTGGAGATTGGGGGTATAAAATGGATGGTAAGAGATTTAAAGAGTTACCAAAGTTCAGTTTCACTCCGCCAACATTAACAAAAATTTTGGGTCATAGTAAAGGAAGTTTAGCGTTTTTAGGGCTTTGGTTAGTACTTCCATTTATTGTTTTAATAGCTTCTTCAAAAAAAATATAA
- a CDS encoding ABC transporter ATP-binding protein yields the protein MITIQNITKKYGDFIAVKNLSFKVKEGEVLCLLGANGAGKSTTINMLLNFTNPNSGTAEINGLDVERNPIKTKSFLTYIPENLMLYPTLTAIENLDYFTKLSGKNFDASELILYLSEAGLQQEAHKQRVKTFSKGMRQKVGIALAIAKESKVLLLDEPTSGLDPKSSNEFMELLTKMKNDGVAILMATHDLFRAKEVSTHIGIMRSGVLENYLNTSEVSLMELESIYLDIMNFKNVSQDEAYIL from the coding sequence ATGATAACTATACAAAATATTACCAAGAAATATGGTGATTTTATAGCCGTAAAAAATTTATCATTTAAGGTAAAAGAAGGGGAAGTATTATGTCTTTTAGGCGCTAATGGTGCAGGGAAATCAACCACAATTAATATGTTGTTGAATTTTACAAATCCAAATTCGGGAACTGCAGAAATTAACGGATTAGATGTGGAGAGAAATCCGATTAAAACCAAGAGTTTTCTAACCTATATTCCTGAAAACTTGATGTTATACCCAACATTAACTGCCATTGAAAACTTGGATTACTTTACGAAGTTGTCAGGTAAAAATTTTGATGCTTCGGAGCTAATTTTATATTTAAGTGAAGCAGGACTACAGCAAGAAGCTCATAAACAAAGAGTAAAGACTTTTTCGAAAGGAATGCGTCAAAAAGTTGGAATTGCATTAGCTATAGCTAAAGAATCAAAAGTATTGTTACTAGACGAACCTACTTCTGGATTAGATCCAAAATCAAGTAATGAGTTTATGGAATTGTTAACTAAAATGAAGAATGATGGTGTAGCTATTTTAATGGCAACACATGATTTGTTTAGGGCTAAAGAAGTAAGCACTCATATTGGAATTATGCGATCGGGAGTTTTGGAAAACTATTTAAATACTTCAGAGGTTTCGTTAATGGAGTTAGAGTCGATTTACTTAGATATTATGAACTTTAAAAATGTAAGTCAAGATGAGGCATATATTTTATAA
- a CDS encoding tetratricopeptide repeat protein — protein MKHKILTLLFTLSTVICYGQNQNENVLYVIDSVPITKNPKEGLGSLTKDAIYRIEVLKDKETIEKVGYKDLDGIIYIFTKEYVKRPDSIKAIPTSKTMIKKNSTWYLKNSSIPYSGKFVDYYLTGKKQGEGTLFNGKLKGQRLIYYLNGNVSDAIEYDNGIANGTEKRFYQDGVLKQKGNFKNGKEVGVWEVYHPNGQLKQRINFVYGKMDGAVISYYSTGKIKSKTSYKNGIYQKDKINNKIYAYYQQAQDLYKQGQFKSAIKKYTKCIELRENWADGYFARGNAKLNSLEFDEAIKDFDKALEIEPYFTQAYSNRAFTIIRKYEFGNKRTLSKSDNIQVIASNEAKIPAEELVKVCADLKKAVSLGDTNWMVLEALKKHCKE, from the coding sequence ATGAAACATAAAATACTTACATTATTATTCACATTATCTACAGTTATTTGCTACGGTCAGAATCAAAATGAAAACGTTTTATATGTCATCGATTCAGTTCCCATTACCAAAAACCCTAAAGAAGGGTTAGGATCATTGACTAAAGATGCTATATACAGAATTGAAGTTTTAAAAGATAAAGAAACCATTGAAAAAGTTGGATACAAAGACCTAGATGGAATCATTTATATTTTTACAAAAGAATATGTGAAACGACCAGACAGCATAAAAGCGATTCCCACTTCCAAAACAATGATCAAGAAAAATAGCACTTGGTATTTAAAGAACAGTTCAATACCATACTCTGGTAAATTCGTTGACTATTATTTAACTGGTAAAAAACAAGGGGAAGGAACCTTGTTTAATGGAAAGTTGAAAGGACAACGTCTTATATATTACTTAAACGGAAATGTATCAGATGCTATTGAATATGACAATGGAATTGCAAACGGTACTGAAAAAAGGTTTTACCAAGACGGAGTCCTAAAGCAAAAAGGGAACTTTAAAAATGGGAAAGAAGTTGGAGTTTGGGAAGTATATCATCCAAATGGACAATTAAAACAGCGCATAAATTTTGTGTATGGTAAAATGGATGGAGCAGTTATTTCTTACTATTCAACTGGAAAAATAAAAAGTAAAACCTCGTACAAAAATGGTATTTACCAAAAAGACAAAATAAACAACAAAATTTATGCTTACTACCAACAGGCACAAGATTTATATAAACAAGGACAATTTAAATCTGCTATAAAAAAGTATACAAAATGTATTGAGTTACGAGAAAATTGGGCTGATGGATATTTTGCTCGTGGTAATGCCAAACTAAACAGTCTTGAATTTGACGAAGCCATTAAAGATTTTGATAAGGCACTCGAAATAGAACCTTATTTTACTCAGGCTTATTCAAACAGAGCTTTTACTATTATTAGAAAATATGAATTTGGTAATAAAAGAACCTTATCTAAATCTGATAACATTCAAGTAATCGCTTCAAATGAAGCTAAAATTCCAGCAGAAGAGCTAGTTAAAGTTTGCGCAGACTTAAAAAAGGCGGTTTCACTGGGAGATACCAATTGGATGGTTTTAGAAGCTTTAAAAAAACATTGTAAAGAGTAA
- a CDS encoding tetratricopeptide repeat protein, whose translation MNLKEKLKKIDIEIENGLKFKAANRLRNLIQENPNAIELRNKLAELYYQSGFLDAAGKYWILTEPTDDRIKKCVQIYEKSVNNSGYQILQEIVFRGNKSKLSVYAQKKLTQLEYDSKEKVNHIPKFYPKSNKSKQKSAKNKSTIKDRIIEFIFFSVLISIVLLIIIGIVTVIKWLF comes from the coding sequence GTGAACTTAAAAGAAAAATTAAAAAAAATAGATATCGAAATTGAAAACGGATTAAAATTCAAAGCTGCAAACCGATTAAGAAATCTAATACAGGAAAATCCAAATGCAATTGAATTACGTAATAAACTTGCCGAACTTTATTACCAAAGTGGATTTTTGGACGCTGCTGGAAAATATTGGATTCTGACTGAACCAACAGACGATCGTATAAAAAAGTGTGTTCAGATTTACGAAAAATCGGTCAACAATTCTGGTTATCAAATTTTGCAAGAAATAGTGTTTCGTGGAAATAAATCCAAACTATCAGTATATGCTCAGAAAAAATTAACTCAACTAGAGTATGACAGTAAAGAAAAAGTTAATCATATTCCTAAATTTTACCCTAAAAGTAATAAATCAAAACAGAAAAGCGCTAAAAATAAGAGTACCATAAAAGATAGAATAATAGAATTTATATTTTTCTCTGTGTTAATTTCAATTGTGCTTTTAATTATCATAGGGATTGTAACAGTAATTAAATGGTTATTCTAA
- a CDS encoding ankyrin repeat domain-containing protein: MAFWNKIFGKGKNKSNQPEKNKEKKNQYDLNWIPPNQNPWNIELLDLRPISQTMLSTSQDPKMASNAVSYNQEDGLIFLDQHLESNKSFESNLSFPIDGTLENGVLFIPDTMENKWAIYYHQNKILFIRSWLREVFVVAETIQENNQLIVTKINGEFTNDETKEFTEAVLEFLMYSHVLQETVPAPIPKKLKEDTDKSGLWAFSSYGNMAHFGHFEASISHTTEAKIRSHSLLHIAIARGELNKVQEELNKGVNINALAGDGLSTLQWCLGNETKMLEFLLNNGANPNIESVEGATPIMNAVQSNQMEHLKMLIAHQADINKQDHRGFTALHRAAEMGHIEIVKELLQNGAKKEIEAEGHTALSLAQARDNKEIMKILA; encoded by the coding sequence ATGGCATTTTGGAATAAAATTTTTGGAAAAGGAAAAAACAAATCCAATCAACCTGAAAAAAATAAGGAAAAGAAAAATCAATACGACTTGAATTGGATTCCACCAAATCAAAATCCTTGGAATATTGAACTGTTAGATTTAAGACCCATCTCACAAACCATGCTTTCTACGTCTCAAGACCCAAAAATGGCGTCTAATGCGGTTTCATACAATCAAGAAGATGGATTAATTTTCTTAGATCAACACCTTGAATCTAACAAATCGTTCGAATCAAACCTTTCTTTTCCAATTGATGGTACTTTAGAAAATGGCGTGTTGTTTATCCCTGATACTATGGAAAACAAATGGGCCATCTATTATCATCAAAACAAGATACTTTTTATTCGAAGTTGGCTACGAGAAGTATTCGTTGTTGCCGAAACCATTCAAGAAAACAATCAGTTAATTGTAACAAAAATAAACGGAGAGTTTACAAACGACGAAACCAAAGAATTTACTGAAGCTGTCTTAGAATTTTTAATGTACAGTCATGTTTTACAAGAAACGGTTCCTGCTCCAATTCCTAAAAAATTAAAAGAAGATACCGACAAATCAGGTTTATGGGCTTTTTCAAGTTATGGAAACATGGCACACTTTGGTCATTTTGAAGCATCGATTTCCCATACTACAGAAGCAAAAATTAGAAGTCATTCCTTATTGCATATTGCTATTGCACGAGGTGAGTTAAACAAAGTACAAGAAGAATTGAATAAAGGTGTTAATATTAACGCATTGGCGGGAGATGGACTCTCAACACTTCAATGGTGTCTTGGAAATGAAACTAAGATGTTAGAATTCCTTTTAAACAACGGAGCAAACCCGAATATTGAATCGGTTGAAGGCGCTACTCCTATAATGAATGCCGTTCAATCAAATCAAATGGAACATTTAAAAATGCTTATTGCGCATCAAGCAGATATAAACAAACAAGACCATAGAGGTTTTACAGCATTGCATAGAGCTGCTGAAATGGGACATATTGAAATTGTTAAAGAATTATTACAGAATGGTGCAAAAAAGGAAATCGAAGCAGAAGGACATACTGCATTATCCTTAGCACAAGCGAGAGACAATAAAGAAATCATGAAAATATTAGCATAG